The sequence CGCAGCGATCCCCAGGCGTTCGACGAGCGCTCGCTCGCCGCTGAGGTACCGCATCGACTCGGCCATCGCAGCGACATCGCCGTGCGGAACGAGAAAGCCTGTCTCGCCATGCCGCACGGACTCGCGAATCCCCGGAGAATTCGACGCAATCACCGGAGTTCCGCTTGCCGCTGCCTCCAGATTCGTGATCCCCCATCCCTCCTTCGGTGAAGCGAACACAAACGCCCAGGCCCGTCGAAGCAGGGCGCACTTCTGAGTCTCGTCAATACGTCCTAAAAACCGTACCCGCGAGGCCACCCCAAGGGTTCCCGCCAACTGTTCGAGTTCGGCGCGGAATTCGCCAGCCCCCGCGATCTCCAGTGTAGCCTCTGGGACGCCACATTGTGCGAACGAGCGCAGGACCAGGTCGACCCCTTTGTACTTCTTCAGTCGACCGAGGTAGGCGAATACGGGACGATCCGCACGCTGGGCGGGCTCAGGCGTGTATATATCGGTGTCAATACCCGGAAAAATGACACGAATCCGATCGCGGTGCACTCTCCGGGACACGAGGTCGTCCCGGGTGCTTTCGCTAATGGCCTCAAATGCGCAGCGACGATACACGACCGGGAGTGGTCGCTCGGCGAGCCACACCGCCGTCGCCAAGGGCGCGGCCAGCTCCTGAAAGGCGGTGCCACCGAACAGGTGCGGGACCAGGGCCACGATCGGAGGCGCCTGCCACCACGGCGTGAACACCGGCACCTTGTTGATGTCTTCGACGAGCACGTCGAATTTCTGATCGGCGAAGTGCTGGTGCCAGTGCCTGCGCACGAGCAACGGGAACGTGGCGCGAGTGCCGACGCGGTGCACGTCGATGCCATCGAGCGTGGCGCGCGGTGGGCAGCCGGGCCACCCGCCGCAAAGGAGCATGACGTGGTGCCCGCGACTCGCCAGCCGGCCGAAGATCTCGTGCAGATGGATCTCAGCGCCACCCGCGAGCGGATTCTCACGGCACTGCCAGTTGACGACCGCGATCCGCAGCCGGTCGCCCGGCCGTGCGGCGCTTCCGCTCACAGGCGCCCGAGTTTTCGGGCGTAGGCGTCGAGCACCCCGTTCACGAAGCGCGCGCTGCGCGTCGTGCCGTAGCGCTCGGCCAAGTGTACCGCCTCTTGCAGGACCACCTTCACCGGCGTCTCATTACGATCGAGCTCGGCGGCCGCGAGACGGAGCACGCTGCGTTCGATGGCACCGAGGCGTTCGAGTCGCCAGTTGTTGGTGACCTGCGCGAGGTCGGCATCGAGTTGGGCACACTTGTCGGCGACCGTGGCCACCAGCCGCGAGGCGAACTGACGCTCCTCGGGATCGACGGCGAGATCGTCGAAGACGTGCGTGGCGATCTTGCGCAGCTGCGTGAGATCACGGAGATCGGCGGCGTACAGGGCCTGCAGCGCGCGGGCGCGCCCGCGGGTTTCCACGCGCTCGCCTTTCGTGGCGGCACGATTCCCACGAGAGCGGCGACCGGCGCGAGGGGCCAGCGGTTCCTGGACTGGTGTGTCCCAGAACGCGTCATCCTGCATGTTGGCCACTATTCGTCCCCTTCGAACTCTTCGGACGGCGTGACCTGATCGAACAGGTCGAGCATTTCGAGCGCCGCCATCGCGGCTTCCGCACCCTTGTTCCCATGCACGCCACCAGCGCGCGCCTCGGCCTGTTCCATGTTGTCGGTGGTGAGCACACCCATCGTGACCGGCATGTCGAAGTCGCGCATCGCGTCCATTAACCCACGCGACGTTTCGCCCGCGACGATGTCGAAATGCGGCGTATCGCCGCGCACGACCGCGCCAACGGCCACCGCGGCGTCGTAGCGCTCGGTGGCGAGCGCACGCCGCACCGCGACCGGGATCTCCCAGGCACCGGGGACCCAGAGCACGTCGATGTCGTCGAACTTCACGCCCTGCCCTACCAACGCGCCCACCGCCCCCTCGGCGAGTGGCATGGTGATGCCCTC is a genomic window of Gemmatimonas sp. containing:
- a CDS encoding glycosyltransferase family 4 protein, translating into MSGSAARPGDRLRIAVVNWQCRENPLAGGAEIHLHEIFGRLASRGHHVMLLCGGWPGCPPRATLDGIDVHRVGTRATFPLLVRRHWHQHFADQKFDVLVEDINKVPVFTPWWQAPPIVALVPHLFGGTAFQELAAPLATAVWLAERPLPVVYRRCAFEAISESTRDDLVSRRVHRDRIRVIFPGIDTDIYTPEPAQRADRPVFAYLGRLKKYKGVDLVLRSFAQCGVPEATLEIAGAGEFRAELEQLAGTLGVASRVRFLGRIDETQKCALLRRAWAFVFASPKEGWGITNLEAAASGTPVIASNSPGIRESVRHGETGFLVPHGDVAAMAESMRYLSGERALVERLGIAARRFAEAFTWENAARETEAHLREVVGKEEGR
- the nusB gene encoding transcription antitermination factor NusB: MQDDAFWDTPVQEPLAPRAGRRSRGNRAATKGERVETRGRARALQALYAADLRDLTQLRKIATHVFDDLAVDPEERQFASRLVATVADKCAQLDADLAQVTNNWRLERLGAIERSVLRLAAAELDRNETPVKVVLQEAVHLAERYGTTRSARFVNGVLDAYARKLGRL
- the ribH gene encoding 6,7-dimethyl-8-ribityllumazine synthase, which encodes MAEFNGSPRGEGRRIVVIASRFNEGITMPLAEGAVGALVGQGVKFDDIDVLWVPGAWEIPVAVRRALATERYDAAVAVGAVVRGDTPHFDIVAGETSRGLMDAMRDFDMPVTMGVLTTDNMEQAEARAGGVHGNKGAEAAMAALEMLDLFDQVTPSEEFEGDE